The following are from one region of the Actinomyces sp. oral taxon 897 genome:
- a CDS encoding CDP-alcohol phosphatidyltransferase family protein, whose product MTTTVSENIRALSRAQKSRAGAPLYSRVVNRPVGRVLAAVAHRLGASPDQVTVLSALCTYTGIALIALVRPTPVGAVATALLLMLGYALDAADGQLARLRGGGSKAGEWLDHVADVIKLSTIHGAIAISLFRFTDLPPAALLVPLAFGAVQNIHFFSYILTYQLRYQGGTPLARDESRPGILKSVLSVPTDYGLMCLVLMTRFAPTVFLWVYGLMLVGYAGYVVLALPKWYRDLRRDAR is encoded by the coding sequence GTGACGACGACCGTTTCCGAGAACATCCGGGCACTGTCCCGGGCCCAGAAGTCCAGGGCGGGAGCGCCCCTGTACTCCCGGGTCGTCAACCGCCCCGTCGGCCGCGTGCTGGCCGCCGTCGCCCACCGCCTGGGGGCCAGCCCGGACCAGGTCACCGTGCTGTCGGCCCTGTGCACCTACACCGGTATCGCCCTGATCGCCCTGGTGCGGCCCACGCCGGTGGGCGCCGTGGCCACCGCGCTCCTCCTCATGCTCGGCTACGCCCTGGACGCCGCCGACGGCCAGCTGGCCCGGCTGCGCGGCGGCGGCTCGAAGGCCGGGGAGTGGCTGGACCACGTGGCCGACGTCATTAAGCTCTCCACCATCCACGGCGCCATCGCTATCTCCCTGTTCCGCTTCACCGACCTGCCCCCGGCCGCCCTCCTGGTCCCCCTGGCCTTCGGGGCGGTGCAGAACATCCACTTCTTCAGCTACATCCTCACCTACCAGCTGCGCTACCAGGGCGGCACCCCCCTGGCCAGGGACGAGTCCCGCCCCGGGATCCTCAAGTCGGTCCTGTCGGTCCCCACCGACTACGGGCTCATGTGCCTGGTGCTCATGACCCGCTTCGCGCCCACCGTCTTCCTGTGGGTCTACGGGCTCATGCTCGTGGGCTACGCGGGCTACGTGGTCCTGGCCCTGCCCAAGTGGTACCGCGACCTGCGCCGCGACGCCCGCTGA
- a CDS encoding oligosaccharide flippase family protein — protein sequence MPRASTTTGAWGSVGRTALAKVLVMGVTGAFGLVNTRLIISHFGTDAYAQYGLLATFPTLMPFTDLGIGAVILNAVAGSVDPAHDSTVRRTVTTAIRVLLASALVICTVGVVIGLLGLWPALLGAKLMDGGGTTATLCLVIYGLALPLSIGQRIVIGLGRSATQVISQGIVSPAMSCLLLAVIAARLQAGNAVSVLSYLANTLVSVVCVVMAWYTTRPLLRQAVRDVPRLRSARGVRIRGTAGPQLVQSLVIPIAFQTDRLLLSHLGASDALAQYNLASTLFNLLTQTVMVAGVAMWPLFARARARGRVESPLGPALFFGVGGLVSGLGLAALTPWAASVISDGRIHLPVTLIAAYLVYVVIEAAKQPLGMYMTDPRGLRFQVVPVLVLVPVNFALSWWLTAPLGAAGPILGSAVSVLVCQLVPYTWWVRRDVARRRALDRPSPSHLEESL from the coding sequence ATGCCACGAGCCAGTACGACCACCGGGGCGTGGGGCTCAGTGGGCCGCACCGCCCTGGCCAAGGTCCTGGTCATGGGGGTCACGGGGGCGTTCGGCCTGGTCAACACCCGTCTCATTATTAGCCACTTCGGCACCGACGCCTACGCGCAGTACGGGCTGCTGGCCACCTTCCCCACCCTCATGCCCTTCACCGACCTGGGGATCGGCGCCGTCATCCTCAACGCCGTGGCCGGCTCGGTCGACCCCGCCCACGACTCCACGGTGCGCCGCACCGTCACCACGGCCATCCGGGTCCTGCTGGCCTCGGCACTGGTCATCTGCACCGTCGGCGTGGTCATCGGCCTGCTGGGGCTGTGGCCAGCCCTGCTGGGGGCCAAGCTCATGGACGGGGGCGGGACCACGGCCACGCTCTGCCTGGTCATCTACGGCCTGGCCCTGCCCCTGTCCATCGGCCAGCGCATTGTCATCGGCCTGGGGCGCTCAGCCACCCAGGTCATTAGCCAGGGCATTGTCTCCCCGGCCATGAGCTGCCTGCTGCTGGCGGTCATCGCGGCCCGCCTCCAGGCCGGCAACGCGGTGTCGGTGCTGTCCTACCTGGCCAACACCCTGGTCTCGGTCGTCTGCGTGGTCATGGCCTGGTACACCACCCGCCCGCTGCTGCGCCAGGCGGTGCGCGACGTCCCCCGCCTGCGCAGCGCGCGCGGGGTGCGCATCCGGGGCACCGCCGGCCCCCAGCTGGTCCAGTCCCTGGTCATCCCCATCGCCTTCCAGACCGACCGCCTGCTCCTGTCCCACCTGGGGGCCTCGGACGCGCTGGCGCAGTACAACCTGGCCTCCACCCTGTTCAACCTGCTCACCCAGACCGTCATGGTGGCCGGGGTGGCCATGTGGCCGCTGTTCGCCCGGGCGCGGGCCCGCGGCAGGGTGGAGAGCCCCCTGGGCCCGGCCCTCTTCTTCGGCGTCGGGGGGCTGGTCTCCGGCCTGGGGCTGGCCGCGCTCACCCCCTGGGCGGCGTCGGTCATCTCCGACGGCCGCATCCACCTGCCTGTGACCCTTATCGCCGCCTACCTGGTCTACGTGGTCATTGAGGCCGCCAAGCAGCCCCTGGGCATGTACATGACCGACCCGCGGGGCCTGAGGTTCCAGGTGGTGCCGGTCCTGGTGCTGGTGCCGGTGAACTTCGCCCTGTCGTGGTGGCTCACCGCGCCCCTGGGCGCCGCCGGGCCCATCCTGGGCTCGGCGGTCTCGGTGCTGGTCTGCCAGCTCGTCCCCTACACCTGGTGGGTGCGCCGTGACGTGGCCCGACGCCGGGCCCTCGACCGCCCGTCCCCAAGCCACCTCGAGGAGAGTCTGTGA
- a CDS encoding sugar transferase — MLAGRVLEGSWLYRRRLEGHALRRTLVVMGPGAEPMMYQLRRFPGDGLMVVGYLSSGVGDSYDRPADPVRSAQHVASLVADERIDVVMTVGSVTPGDLLNIMRGLEGTPVRLLVAPGLQDVEPERMEGVPVTHGWTGVVAVRTRRTRALGKAVFDRVAGTLLTVLAAPVIGLAALAVRLDSPGPAFYRQVRVGRGGEPFTLWKLRSMYVDADARRAALVSVGGDAGNEVLFKDRADPRITRVGHWIRRLSIDELPQLINVVTGEMSLVGPRPALPEEVAAYETEARRRLLVKPGLTGLWQVSGRSDLSWESTVALDRHYVENQGGGMDVRILARTVQAVLGGRGAY, encoded by the coding sequence GTGCTCGCCGGGCGCGTCCTGGAGGGGTCCTGGCTCTACCGGCGTCGCCTGGAGGGGCACGCCCTGCGCCGCACCCTGGTGGTCATGGGCCCGGGGGCGGAGCCCATGATGTACCAGCTGCGCCGCTTCCCCGGGGACGGCCTCATGGTGGTGGGCTACCTGTCCTCCGGGGTGGGCGACTCCTACGACCGCCCCGCCGACCCGGTGCGCAGCGCCCAGCACGTGGCCTCCCTGGTGGCCGACGAGCGCATTGACGTCGTCATGACGGTGGGCAGCGTCACCCCCGGTGACCTGCTGAACATTATGCGCGGCCTGGAGGGCACCCCGGTACGCCTCCTGGTGGCCCCGGGCCTGCAGGACGTCGAGCCCGAGCGCATGGAGGGCGTGCCCGTCACCCACGGCTGGACCGGGGTGGTCGCGGTGCGCACCCGGCGCACCCGCGCCCTGGGCAAGGCCGTGTTCGACCGGGTCGCCGGCACGCTCCTGACCGTCCTGGCCGCCCCGGTCATCGGCCTGGCCGCCCTGGCCGTGCGCCTGGACTCCCCGGGCCCGGCCTTCTACCGCCAGGTGCGTGTCGGACGCGGGGGCGAGCCCTTCACCCTGTGGAAGCTGCGCTCCATGTACGTGGACGCCGACGCGCGCCGAGCCGCCCTGGTCAGCGTGGGGGGCGACGCCGGCAACGAGGTCCTCTTCAAGGACCGCGCCGACCCCCGCATCACCCGCGTGGGGCACTGGATCCGGCGCCTGTCCATTGACGAGCTGCCCCAGCTGATCAACGTGGTCACCGGTGAGATGAGCCTGGTGGGGCCCCGTCCGGCCCTGCCCGAGGAGGTCGCCGCCTACGAGACCGAGGCCCGCCGGCGCCTCCTGGTCAAGCCCGGCCTGACCGGCCTGTGGCAGGTCTCGGGGCGCTCGGACCTGTCCTGGGAGTCCACCGTGGCCCTGGACCGCCACTACGTGGAGAACCAGGGCGGGGGCATGGACGTGAGGATCCTGGCGCGCACCGTCCAGGCCGTCCTGGGCGGCCGGGGGGCCTACTGA
- a CDS encoding fibronectin type III domain-containing protein: MSTTVARATRRRRLSAATAALTALVLAGAAWLHDGVPQADLDLNDGGVWVTSTSSHLVARLNYPSRQVDGSIRTASASFDVTQDGTDVLVPDQGQGSVSLVDPSLVELSGSTSVSQDVTVLQGANRVLGVDRTEGTVRGTTVSALSSLTSARPLVEGQPGLVAAAGTDGSLHAVSVSAGTLTTVPVSGTGWGEPRTTSMTLPQGGEVAVTAVGTDAVVLERTTGVLHLPGGGTTDLGEGGLVLQQPGPAAGSVLVASRTALYTVPLDGSAPTRQASTSGGKDAEAPGVPAAPVRLKDCVYAAWSGSGQFLRGCGTTPEIRHDDTLAASTSPVFRVNRDAIVLNDIAAGRVWLPDEDLVLLDDWTETTAQNDRDADQQDDSADASEDQSQPERTEENHPPVAVDDHFGARPGRSTVLPVLANDSDPDGDVLTAVPGDAGSSATVTQAQGGLALRLDVPADATGSVTVPYTADDGRGLSDSAVAEVEIHEWARNEAPTETSVPSLTIVEGASGSLGVLGYWRDPDGDSVYLSSAQGQGMDVMTSNEGTVVVRDTGAGVGEHELSVTVSDGRESATGTVKVKVVGAESALPQANADHVRVVAGTTAVVAPLDNDVSPTGDPLRLAAVSDPPVGVTVTVDQQAGVFSLTADSPQTLYLTYDVAAGSGTAKGIVRIDVVAPSAPSVPPQVEQDTVLLRDGGSTTVAPLSNDFDPAGGILVLQSVQAPQDVGVSVTLVDHSLLQVSAAGPVPEGTEIRYVVSNGTASATGTVSVVPVATTELQVPVVGNDTAVVRAGDVVTVSVLANDSSPSGLSLSVAPDLEFLDQPLGTAWVSENTVRFKAGQVPGRTTLTYSALDTSQQTASGTLTVDVWARDDANNSAPVPQGLEARTVEGSPVNVTVPLEGIDADGDSVSLVGLGQAPTMGTVTVSSTWLTYTPSSGASGTDTFTYVVEDRLGAQATGTVRVGVASSSAVNTPPVAVDDLVVAQPGRTVAVDVLANDLDADGDRLSLQGAPVAEDPALEVSSRANQVLVTLPSSEGVYSLRYTVSDSRGGTAVGTVTLQVSSDAPRAHPVGVDDYVTVDQVDASGQVTVPVLDNDRDKDGSPWSLTLSTEEPDVQVVDKSLRLSVSQEPRTVLYTVTDADGLTGHAVVVVPALRELRPRVDASTVPVSVPADTSTDIPLSAHIQTRAGTSPVITDESTIHGGTGVESATLQGPGTLRLTPQKGFAGQTSVTFEVRDGTGSDALAATVTLPVLVTSTTNTPPTFTPTEVTVAPGEPPVGVSLGAMARDTDGDALTFSLGTVPAGLSATLSDSTLSVSATLDAQPGTSLSVPVTLSDGVNDPVAASVPVKVAASTRPMMTTVPATRTSDGSPVSVDVATLVTNPFPDKPITLPSTPVVTAGRAAVTTSGTVITISPEAGFYGRVLVQYRVMDASGLESRSVTGSVTVTVVSAPGAPTGVRATPRGATGMTVTWTPGPDHGAPITGYTVTEAGGAGQWSCTAPPCVATGLPVGGTYSFYVVAHNSAGDSPASATSTPVVLSVTPQVPTGVQLTGGEGALSARWNAVPDIEGVTITYEVRLQPRGGGSTVTKTVSGTSVEVQAPEVSVGTTYTMSVRAVLSAGTPSAYSAPSAPAAPYGAPGKPSAPTVTPSSEGVTVSWGAAPANGAPVTYTVNVTGATTTSPSAGGATRLSIPLDPGSYTFTVTATNRAGSATSDPTSYVLQTAPLAPSAPVAQATGVNGQVSVATPAYPRAGNGWSQGELSIQYSLDGSTWQSGTTFDGLTDGAPVTLRARASGTTSDGSTLYSEPVQAASVTPYGPPSSPTASCTVNGSQWSCTWTPGATGGRANTYQWSHSGSATDGTPLTVGETKTFPYSSGSAFTWCVRATSDAGTSDWGCFIRGSVSPNPPSPGEKRTFAISPDSPDAKCSAQDLKESGFSQDSCWKIVVDIRGMRPSSVVECSYSYREKGQNNLFTYHGAVSLDPNGEAHQVFPHRANTRDAEVTCTQK; the protein is encoded by the coding sequence ATGAGCACAACAGTCGCGCGCGCCACACGTCGTCGGCGTCTGTCCGCCGCGACCGCTGCTCTCACGGCCCTGGTCCTGGCCGGTGCGGCCTGGCTCCACGACGGCGTCCCCCAGGCCGACCTGGATCTCAACGACGGCGGGGTGTGGGTGACCAGCACCTCCTCCCACCTGGTGGCCCGCCTGAACTACCCCTCCCGCCAGGTGGACGGCTCCATCCGCACCGCCTCGGCCTCCTTCGACGTCACCCAGGACGGCACCGACGTGCTCGTGCCCGACCAGGGGCAGGGCAGCGTGTCCCTGGTGGACCCCTCCCTGGTCGAGCTCTCCGGCTCCACCAGCGTCTCCCAGGACGTCACCGTGCTCCAGGGAGCCAACCGGGTCCTGGGCGTGGACCGCACCGAGGGCACCGTGCGGGGCACCACCGTCAGCGCCCTGTCCTCCCTGACCTCCGCCCGGCCGCTGGTGGAGGGCCAGCCGGGCCTGGTGGCGGCCGCGGGTACGGACGGCTCCCTGCACGCGGTCTCGGTCTCCGCGGGCACCCTGACCACCGTCCCCGTCTCGGGCACCGGCTGGGGCGAGCCGCGGACCACCTCCATGACCCTGCCCCAGGGCGGGGAGGTGGCCGTCACCGCCGTGGGCACCGACGCCGTCGTCCTGGAGCGCACCACCGGGGTCCTCCACCTGCCCGGGGGAGGCACCACCGACCTGGGGGAGGGCGGGCTGGTCCTCCAGCAGCCCGGGCCGGCCGCCGGCTCGGTCCTGGTGGCCTCCCGCACCGCCCTGTACACCGTGCCCCTGGACGGCTCGGCCCCCACCCGGCAGGCCAGTACCAGCGGGGGCAAGGACGCCGAGGCCCCCGGCGTGCCCGCCGCACCGGTACGCCTCAAGGACTGCGTCTACGCCGCCTGGTCCGGCTCGGGGCAGTTCCTGCGCGGCTGCGGCACCACCCCCGAGATCCGGCACGACGACACCCTGGCGGCCTCCACCAGCCCCGTGTTCCGGGTCAACCGCGACGCCATCGTGCTCAACGACATTGCGGCGGGCCGGGTGTGGCTGCCCGACGAGGACCTCGTCCTCCTGGACGACTGGACCGAGACCACCGCCCAGAACGACCGGGACGCCGACCAGCAGGACGACTCCGCCGACGCCTCGGAGGACCAGTCCCAGCCCGAGCGCACCGAGGAGAACCACCCCCCGGTCGCCGTGGACGACCACTTCGGGGCGCGCCCGGGACGCTCCACGGTCCTGCCGGTCCTGGCCAACGACTCCGACCCCGACGGCGACGTGCTCACCGCCGTGCCCGGTGACGCGGGCAGCTCGGCCACCGTCACCCAGGCCCAGGGCGGCCTGGCCCTGCGCCTGGACGTGCCCGCCGACGCCACCGGGAGCGTGACCGTGCCCTACACCGCCGACGACGGGCGCGGCCTGAGCGACTCCGCCGTCGCCGAGGTGGAGATCCACGAGTGGGCCCGCAACGAGGCGCCCACGGAGACCTCCGTGCCCTCCCTGACGATCGTGGAGGGCGCCTCGGGCTCCCTGGGCGTCCTGGGCTACTGGCGCGACCCCGACGGCGACAGCGTCTACCTGTCCTCGGCCCAGGGCCAGGGGATGGACGTCATGACCTCCAACGAGGGCACCGTGGTGGTGCGCGACACCGGCGCCGGCGTGGGGGAGCACGAGCTGAGCGTGACGGTCTCCGACGGGCGGGAGTCGGCCACCGGCACCGTCAAGGTCAAGGTGGTCGGCGCCGAGTCGGCCCTGCCCCAGGCTAACGCCGACCACGTGCGGGTGGTGGCCGGGACCACCGCCGTGGTGGCGCCCCTGGACAACGACGTCTCGCCCACGGGCGACCCCCTGCGCCTGGCCGCCGTCAGCGACCCGCCGGTGGGGGTCACGGTCACCGTGGACCAGCAGGCCGGGGTCTTCTCCCTGACCGCCGACAGCCCCCAGACCCTCTACCTGACCTACGACGTGGCCGCCGGCTCGGGCACCGCCAAGGGCATTGTGCGTATTGACGTGGTAGCCCCCTCCGCCCCCTCCGTCCCGCCCCAGGTGGAGCAGGACACGGTGCTGCTGCGCGACGGCGGGAGCACCACCGTCGCCCCCCTGAGCAACGACTTCGACCCCGCTGGCGGCATCCTGGTGCTCCAGTCCGTCCAGGCCCCCCAGGACGTCGGCGTGAGCGTGACCCTGGTGGACCACTCCCTGCTCCAGGTCTCCGCCGCGGGCCCCGTCCCCGAGGGCACGGAGATCCGCTACGTGGTGTCCAACGGCACCGCCTCGGCCACCGGCACCGTCTCGGTGGTCCCGGTGGCCACCACCGAGCTCCAGGTCCCGGTGGTGGGCAACGACACCGCCGTGGTGCGCGCCGGGGACGTGGTGACGGTCTCGGTGCTGGCCAACGACTCCTCCCCCTCCGGGCTGAGCCTGTCAGTGGCCCCCGACCTGGAGTTCCTCGACCAGCCCCTGGGGACGGCCTGGGTCAGCGAGAACACCGTGCGCTTCAAGGCCGGCCAGGTCCCCGGGCGCACCACCCTGACCTACTCGGCCCTGGACACCAGCCAGCAGACCGCCTCGGGCACCCTGACCGTGGACGTGTGGGCGCGCGACGACGCCAACAACTCCGCCCCCGTGCCCCAGGGCCTGGAGGCGCGCACCGTGGAGGGCTCCCCGGTCAACGTCACCGTGCCCCTGGAGGGCATTGACGCCGACGGCGACTCCGTGAGCCTGGTGGGCCTGGGCCAGGCCCCCACTATGGGCACCGTCACCGTCAGCTCCACCTGGCTGACCTACACGCCCTCCAGCGGCGCCAGCGGCACCGACACCTTCACCTACGTGGTGGAGGACCGCCTGGGGGCCCAGGCCACGGGCACGGTGCGGGTGGGCGTGGCCAGCTCCTCGGCCGTCAACACCCCGCCGGTGGCCGTGGACGACCTGGTGGTGGCCCAGCCGGGGCGGACCGTGGCCGTGGACGTCCTGGCCAACGACCTGGACGCCGACGGCGACCGCCTGTCCCTCCAGGGCGCCCCCGTGGCGGAGGACCCCGCCCTGGAGGTCTCCTCCAGGGCCAACCAGGTCCTGGTGACCCTGCCCTCCTCCGAGGGCGTCTACTCCCTGCGCTACACGGTCTCCGACTCCCGCGGGGGCACCGCCGTGGGCACCGTCACCCTCCAGGTCAGCTCCGACGCCCCCCGGGCCCACCCGGTGGGGGTGGACGACTACGTCACCGTGGACCAGGTGGACGCCTCTGGCCAGGTCACCGTCCCCGTCCTGGACAACGACCGGGACAAGGACGGGTCCCCCTGGAGCCTGACGCTGAGCACCGAGGAGCCCGACGTGCAGGTGGTGGACAAGAGCCTGCGCCTGTCGGTGTCCCAGGAGCCGCGTACGGTCCTGTACACCGTCACCGACGCCGACGGGCTGACCGGCCACGCCGTCGTGGTGGTCCCCGCGCTGCGCGAGCTGCGCCCGCGCGTGGACGCCAGCACCGTCCCGGTGAGCGTCCCGGCGGACACCAGCACCGACATCCCCCTGTCCGCCCACATCCAGACCCGTGCCGGCACCAGCCCGGTCATTACCGACGAGAGCACCATCCACGGGGGCACCGGCGTGGAGTCGGCCACCCTGCAGGGGCCGGGCACCCTGCGCCTGACGCCCCAGAAGGGCTTCGCCGGGCAGACCTCGGTGACCTTCGAGGTGCGCGACGGCACCGGGTCGGACGCCCTGGCGGCCACCGTGACCCTGCCCGTCCTGGTGACCTCCACCACCAACACGCCCCCGACCTTCACCCCCACCGAGGTCACGGTGGCCCCCGGTGAGCCGCCGGTGGGCGTCAGCCTGGGCGCCATGGCCCGCGACACGGACGGCGACGCCCTGACCTTCTCCCTGGGGACCGTGCCCGCGGGCCTGAGCGCCACCCTGTCCGACTCCACCCTGAGCGTCTCGGCCACCCTCGACGCCCAGCCGGGCACCAGCCTCTCCGTGCCGGTCACGCTCAGCGACGGCGTCAACGACCCCGTGGCGGCCAGTGTCCCGGTCAAGGTGGCCGCCTCCACCCGCCCCATGATGACCACGGTCCCGGCGACCCGCACCTCCGACGGGTCCCCGGTGAGCGTGGACGTGGCCACCCTGGTCACCAACCCCTTCCCCGACAAGCCCATCACCCTGCCCAGCACCCCGGTGGTCACCGCGGGCCGGGCCGCGGTGACCACCTCCGGGACCGTCATCACCATCTCCCCCGAGGCCGGCTTCTACGGCCGGGTGCTCGTGCAGTACCGGGTCATGGACGCCTCGGGCCTGGAGTCGCGCTCGGTGACCGGCTCCGTGACGGTCACGGTGGTCTCCGCCCCCGGGGCCCCCACCGGTGTGCGCGCCACCCCCCGGGGGGCCACCGGCATGACCGTGACCTGGACCCCGGGACCGGACCACGGCGCGCCCATCACCGGCTACACCGTCACGGAGGCCGGTGGTGCCGGGCAGTGGTCGTGCACCGCCCCGCCCTGCGTGGCCACCGGCCTGCCGGTGGGCGGCACCTACTCCTTCTACGTGGTGGCCCACAACTCCGCCGGGGACTCCCCGGCGTCGGCCACCTCCACCCCGGTGGTCCTGTCGGTCACCCCCCAGGTGCCCACCGGCGTCCAGCTGACCGGCGGCGAGGGCGCCCTGAGCGCCCGGTGGAACGCGGTGCCCGACATTGAGGGCGTGACCATCACCTACGAGGTGCGCCTCCAGCCCAGGGGCGGGGGCAGCACGGTGACCAAGACCGTCTCGGGCACCTCCGTGGAGGTCCAGGCCCCCGAGGTGAGCGTAGGCACCACCTACACCATGTCGGTGCGGGCCGTGCTCAGCGCCGGCACCCCCTCGGCCTACTCCGCGCCCTCCGCCCCGGCCGCCCCCTACGGGGCCCCGGGCAAGCCCTCCGCGCCCACCGTGACCCCCTCCTCCGAGGGGGTGACCGTCAGCTGGGGGGCCGCCCCCGCCAACGGCGCGCCCGTGACCTACACCGTCAACGTCACCGGGGCCACCACCACCTCACCCAGCGCGGGCGGGGCCACCAGGCTCAGCATCCCCCTGGACCCGGGCTCCTACACCTTCACCGTGACCGCCACCAACCGCGCCGGGTCGGCCACCTCCGACCCCACCAGCTACGTCCTGCAGACCGCCCCGCTGGCCCCCAGCGCCCCGGTCGCGCAGGCCACCGGGGTCAACGGCCAGGTCAGCGTGGCCACCCCGGCTTACCCCCGGGCGGGCAACGGCTGGAGCCAGGGCGAGTTGAGTATCCAGTACTCCCTGGACGGCTCCACCTGGCAGTCTGGCACCACCTTCGACGGCCTGACCGACGGCGCCCCGGTGACCCTGCGGGCCCGGGCCTCGGGCACCACCAGCGACGGCAGCACCCTGTACTCCGAGCCGGTCCAGGCCGCCTCGGTCACCCCCTACGGGCCGCCGTCCAGCCCCACCGCCTCCTGCACGGTCAACGGCAGCCAGTGGTCGTGCACCTGGACCCCGGGGGCCACCGGGGGCAGGGCCAACACCTACCAGTGGTCCCACTCAGGCTCCGCCACCGACGGCACCCCCCTGACCGTGGGCGAGACCAAGACCTTCCCCTACAGCTCCGGCTCCGCCTTCACCTGGTGCGTGCGCGCTACCAGCGACGCCGGGACCTCCGACTGGGGCTGCTTCATCCGGGGCTCGGTGAGCCCGAACCCGCCCAGCCCGGGGGAGAAGCGCACCTTCGCCATCTCACCGGACTCCCCCGACGCTAAGTGCAGCGCCCAGGACCTCAAGGAGAGCGGGTTCTCGCAGGACAGCTGCTGGAAGATCGTCGTGGACATCCGCGGCATGAGGCCCAGCAGCGTCGTGGAGTGCTCCTACTCCTACCGGGAGAAGGGGCAGAACAACCTCTTCACCTACCACGGGGCCGTCAGCCTGGATCCCAACGGGGAGGCCCACCAGGTCTTCCCCCACCGTGCCAACACGCGCGACGCCGAGGTGACCTGCACCCAGAAGTAG
- a CDS encoding adenylyltransferase/cytidyltransferase family protein produces MQVGYVPGGFDMLHVGHLNILTTASRHCDHLVVGVATDESLVRMKGAPPVVPLVERMALVAALRVVDEVVPDHDQDKRLAWRAHPFDLLFKGTDWKDTPKGERLEAQMAEVGARVVYLPYTPTTSSTMLRRALSQQISSRTSPRPGGPTQL; encoded by the coding sequence ATGCAGGTAGGCTACGTCCCCGGCGGCTTCGACATGCTCCACGTGGGCCACCTCAATATCCTGACCACCGCCTCCCGGCACTGCGACCACCTGGTGGTGGGGGTGGCCACCGACGAGTCCCTGGTGCGCATGAAGGGGGCCCCTCCCGTCGTCCCCCTGGTCGAGCGCATGGCGCTGGTGGCGGCCCTGCGGGTGGTTGACGAGGTGGTCCCCGACCACGACCAGGACAAGCGCCTGGCCTGGCGGGCCCACCCCTTCGACCTGCTCTTCAAGGGCACCGACTGGAAGGACACCCCCAAGGGCGAGCGCCTGGAGGCCCAGATGGCCGAGGTGGGGGCCCGGGTGGTCTACCTCCCCTATACTCCCACCACGTCCTCAACCATGCTGCGCCGGGCCCTGTCCCAGCAGATCTCGTCGCGCACCAGCCCTCGTCCCGGAGGTCCTACCCAGCTATGA
- a CDS encoding glycosyltransferase family 4 protein: MPGQDVTGQAGCGQDAPGATADQGRAPHRDPATRRRGRTVLVAHPYPDLYGSDRQLVETIVALRTTGLDVRVALPQDGLLRPLLEETGARVAVLPFTVLRKALLSPSGLTRLAAGAAGELRRLHAVVGASGADLVLVNTVTMPWWPLAGRAGRVPVLVHVHEAEDTQALVLRAGLNAPLLAATRVVTNSYASRRALLAAQPLLAGRTQVVHNGVPAPDAPLAPLRRRAPGDPLRLALVGRLSPRKGTDVALEALARLRGLGYQATLAVAGSVFPGYEWYEAELRQRAARPDLAGAVTFLGYVHPTWPVLEEADVVMVPSRVEPFGNTAVEAMHAARPLVASRVQGLEEVVTDRATGLLVAPEDPVALAGALAELADRPAWAADLAASAAERAAERFSVAGYRATMADVVTGLLGP, translated from the coding sequence ATGCCCGGTCAGGACGTGACCGGTCAGGCAGGGTGCGGTCAGGACGCCCCGGGCGCCACGGCCGACCAGGGTCGGGCCCCCCACCGGGACCCCGCCACCCGCAGGAGGGGCCGCACGGTCCTGGTGGCCCACCCCTACCCGGACCTCTACGGCTCGGACCGCCAGCTGGTGGAGACCATTGTGGCCCTGCGCACCACCGGCCTGGACGTCAGGGTGGCCCTGCCCCAGGACGGGCTCCTGCGCCCCCTGCTGGAGGAGACGGGGGCGCGGGTGGCGGTCCTGCCCTTCACGGTGCTGCGCAAGGCCCTGCTCTCCCCCTCCGGCCTGACCCGCCTGGCCGCCGGGGCGGCAGGTGAGCTGCGTCGGCTCCACGCCGTGGTGGGTGCCAGCGGCGCCGACCTGGTCCTGGTCAACACGGTGACCATGCCGTGGTGGCCGCTGGCGGGCCGGGCCGGCCGGGTGCCGGTCCTGGTCCACGTCCACGAGGCGGAGGACACCCAGGCCCTGGTCCTGCGGGCGGGCCTGAACGCCCCGCTCCTGGCGGCCACCCGGGTGGTGACCAACTCCTACGCCTCGCGTCGGGCGCTCCTGGCCGCCCAGCCGCTCCTGGCCGGGCGGACCCAGGTGGTCCACAACGGCGTCCCCGCCCCCGACGCCCCCCTGGCGCCGCTGCGGCGCCGGGCGCCGGGCGACCCGCTGCGCCTGGCGCTGGTGGGGCGCCTCTCCCCGCGCAAGGGCACCGACGTGGCCCTGGAGGCCCTGGCCCGGCTGCGGGGGCTCGGCTACCAGGCGACGCTGGCGGTGGCGGGCTCGGTCTTCCCCGGCTACGAGTGGTACGAGGCCGAGCTGCGCCAGCGCGCCGCGCGCCCCGACCTGGCCGGCGCGGTCACCTTCCTGGGCTACGTCCACCCCACCTGGCCGGTGCTGGAGGAGGCCGACGTCGTCATGGTCCCCTCGCGCGTCGAGCCCTTCGGGAACACGGCCGTGGAGGCCATGCACGCCGCGCGCCCCCTGGTGGCCTCCCGGGTCCAGGGCCTGGAGGAGGTGGTCACCGACCGGGCCACCGGGCTGCTGGTGGCCCCCGAGGACCCGGTGGCGCTGGCCGGGGCCCTGGCCGAGCTGGCCGACCGTCCCGCCTGGGCCGCCGACCTGGCCGCCAGCGCGGCCGAGCGGGCGGCCGAGCGCTTCAGCGTGGCCGGCTACCGCGCCACCATGGCCGACGTCGTCACCGGGCTCCTGGGCCCCTAG